A window from Carassius gibelio isolate Cgi1373 ecotype wild population from Czech Republic chromosome B3, carGib1.2-hapl.c, whole genome shotgun sequence encodes these proteins:
- the LOC127953864 gene encoding formin-like protein 1, translating to MGNAAGGLEQVDGPETKGSTGGSNAAPTTSKKKCAPTKLPMPPEEELEERFSVVLSSMNLPPDKMKLLSQYDNEKKWELVCDQERFQVKNPPSAYLTKIKSFYQDQGGVARRFKKRVQESTQVLRELEISLRTNHIGWAQEFLNEENQGLDVLVDYLSYAQSDAPFEVESVENGGSVSDNRRLSERSVEDLAKNVNHSSTHGVGRAARAFTVRISNLTHSRKTMRNARLATQRDDVHLCIMCLRAIMNYQSGFNLVMTHPRCVNEITLSLNNKNPRTKALVLELLAAVCLVRGGHDIIISAFDNFKEVSGEKNRFEKLMEYFMYDDSNIDFMVACMQFINIVVHSVENMNFRVHLQYEFTQLGLDQYLESLKEMESEKLQVQIQAYLDNVFDVGALLEDAENKGEIMEQFTELQETNAQLNARLQEYENGAMEKMAELEQQLMQATKESALLKESLRESCAQVSTLQQREREREIQREREREQERQSQPSQVERERIRKASEKESVLEEKLRGLEEKGLVRLERTASGSLDIEVIPVTIEKIVTQTVTVSDPASQTSSPPAAAPPPPPPPPPPPGAAAPPPPPPPPPPPPGCEGIPPPPPPPPPGGGPPPPPPPPGCGPPPPPGAPPAPGAETGEGPKERKPVQPKFRMPLLNWQALKPNQVTGTVFSELNDEQLLGELNMDVFAEVFRTKAQGPPTDLSKLKVKVVEKAPSKVSLLEANKAKNLAITLRKGGMSPNDICTAIERYDQQSLSLDFLELLERFIPSEYEMKLLQNYEKEGRSLEDLSEEDRFISRFGKIPRLAQRINTLTFMGNFPESMKRLQPQLDAIIAASVSLKSSSKLKKMLEIILAFGNYMNSSKRGAAYGFRLQSLDLLLDTKSTDRTQTLMHFIANMVQEKYPELASFHTELRFVDKAALVSLDSVLQDVRSLERGMEGTKKEFLVQDDIPALKEFVKANSDMLDLLVKDGKTAQEAYTSVVEYYGENPKTTQPSMFFPLFVRFIKAYKQAEQDNELKKKQEIAAEEQATPSPKKKDSTPQKGPMMPKMPQMDLIAELKKRQVKPQVTDGAIEGIITDLRNSPYRRADGRRANPRQEN from the exons ATGGGCAACGCTGCCGGCGGGTTGGAGCAGGTGGATGGGCCTGAGACCAAAGGCTCAACAGGAGGCTCAAACGCTGCTCCCACCACATCCAAAAAGAAATGTGCCCCTACTAAACTACCCATGCCTCCTGAGGAAGAGCTAGAAGAACGCTTCAGTGTGGTTTTG AGCTCCATGAATCTGCCTCCTGACAAGATGAAGCTCCTGAGTCAGTATGACAATGAGAAGAAATGGGAGCTGGTCTGCGATCAG GAGCGATTTCAGGTGAAAAACCCTCCCTCGGCTTACCTGACTAAAATCAAGAGCTTCTACCAGGACCAGGGTGGAGTTGCACGCAGG TTCAAGAAACGTGTGCAGGAGTCAACTCaagtcctgagagagctggagaTCTCGCTGAGAACCAATCACATTGG GTGGGCTCAGGAGTTTCTGAACGAGGAAAACCAAGGCTTGGATGTCCTGGTGGACTACTTGTCTTATGCACAAAGTGATGCGCC GTTTGAGGTGGAGTCTGTGGAAAACGGCGGATCTGTATCAGACAACAGAAGGTTGTCAGAGAGATCAGTGGAGGATCTAGCCAAAAATGTGAACCATTCTTCCACACATGGCGTGGGCAGAGCGGCCCGTGCATTCACTGTCCG AATAAGTAACTTGACCCATAGCAGAAAAACTATGCGAAACGCCCGATTGGCCACCCAAAGAGATGACGTTCACCTCTGCATTATGTGTCTGCGTGCTATCATGAATTATCAG TCTGGGTTCAATTTAGTCATGACTCACCCCAGATGTGTCAATGAAATTACACTCAGCCTCAACAACAAAAACCCCAG GACTAAGGCTCTTGTGCTGGAGCTGTTGGCTGCAGTGTGTCTGGTTCGAGGAGGACATGACATTATCATCTCAGCCTTTGATAACTTTAAAGAA GTGAGTGGAGAGAAGAACCGCTTTGAGAAGCTAATGGAGTACTTCATGTATGACGACAGCAATATAGACTTCATG GTGGCTTGCATGCAGTTCATAAACATTGTGGTCCACTCAGTGGAGAACATGAACTTCCGTGTGCACCTTCAGTATGAGTTTACCCAGCTGGGTCTCGACCAGTACTTAGAG TCCTTAAAGGAGATGGAAAGTGAGAAGTTGCAAGTACAGATCCAGGCGTACTTGGATAATGTGTTTGATGTTGGAGCTCTGCTGGAGGATGCAGAAAATAAAGGGGAAATAATGGAGCAATTTACAGAACTGCAGGAGACCAATGCACAG CTGAATGCCAGATTGCAGGAATATGAGAATGGAGCAATGGAAAAAATGGCAGAACTAGAGCAACAACTAATGCAGGCCACTAAAGAGTCAGCACTGCTTAAG GAGAGTTTGCGAGAGTCCTGTGCCCAAGTAAGCACCTTGCAGCAGCGAGAACGAGAAAGAgagattcagagagagagagaacgagagcaGGAGCGTCAGTCACAGCCCTCccaggtagagagagagagaatcagaaAGGCGAGTGAAAAGGAGTCCGTACTGGAGGAGAAGCTGAGGGGACTGGAGGAGAAGGGCCTAGTCCGACTGGAGCGCACAGCCTCTGGGAGCTTGGACATCGAAGTGATTCCAGTCACCATAGAGAAAATTGTTACTCAAACAG TGACTGTGTCAGATCCAGCTTCTCAAACATCGTCCCCTCCAGCCGCAGCACcgcctccacctccacctcctcctcctccacctggaGCTGCGgcgccccctcctcctcctcctcctccacctcctcctcctggaTGTGAAGGTATTCCacctccccctcctcctcctcctcctggtggaggtcctcCACCACCCCCACCTCCACCTGGCTGTGGACCACCACCCCCTCCAGGAGCTCCTCCTGCCCCTGGGGCTGAAACAGGGGAAG GACCAAAGGAACGTAAACCAGTTCAACCAAAGTTTAGGATGCCTCTGTTGAACTGGCAGGCCTTGAAGCCCAATCAAGTGACGGGAACGGTGTTTAGCGAGCTGAATGATGAGCAACTGTTAGGG GAGCTGAATATGGATGTATTTGCAGAAGTGTTTAGAACCAAGGCTCAAGGTCCTCCAACAGATCTCTCTAAGCTCAAGGTTAAGGTGGTTGAGAAGGCACCTAGTAAGGTCTCCCTGTTGGAGGCAAACAAAGCCAAAAACCTTGCTATCACCCTCCGCAAGGGAGGCATGAGCCCCAATGACATCTGCACAGCCATTGAGAG ATATGATCAGCAGTCTCTGAGTCTGGACTTTCTGGAGCTTCTGGAACGTTTTATCCCATCGGAGTATGAGATGAAGCTACTGCAGAACTACGAGAAGGAAGGGCGGTCACTAGAGGACCTGAGCGAGGAGGACCGATTCATAAGCCGCTTTGGTAAAATCCCACGCCTTGCTCAGCGGATCAACACCCTCACTTTCATGGGCAACTTCCCAGAGAGCATGAAACGTCTGCAGCCG CAACTAGATGCAATCATTGCAGCTTCCGTGTCCCTCAAGTCTTCATCAAAGCTGAAGAAGATGTTAGAG ATCATCTTGGCTTTTGGGAACTACATGAACAGCAGTAAAAGAGGAGCAGCGTATGGGTTCCGTCTGCAGAGTCTTGATCTG CTGTTGGACACTAAGTCCACAGACCGCACACAGACTTTGATGCACTTCATTGCGAATATGGTGCAGGAGAAATACCCTGAGCTTGCCTCCTTCCACACTGAACTCCGTTTTGTAGACAAGGCTGCTCTGG TGTCTTTGGACAGTGTGCTCCAGGATGTGAGATCTCTGGAGAGAGGGATGGAAGGGACCAAGAAGGAGTTCCTGGTGCAGGACGACATCCCGGCGCTGAAAGAGTTTGTAAAGGCTAACAGTGATATGTTAGACTTGCTTGTTAAAGACGGCAAGACAGCACAG GAGGCATACACGTCTGTAGTGGAGTACTACGGAGAGAATCCGAAGACGACACAGCCTTCCATGTTCTTCCCACTCTTCGTCAGGTTCATCAAAGCTTATAAG CAAGCAGAACAAGACAATGAACTGAAGAAGAAACAAGAGATTGCGGCAGAAGAACAGGCGACTCCTTCCCCAAAGAAGAAAGATAGCACTCCTCAAAAG GGTCCCATGATGCCCAAAATGCCTCAGATGGACCTGATTGCAGAGCTGAAGAAAAGACAGGTGAAGCCCCAAGTCACAGACGGGGCCATCGAGGGCATTATAACAG ATTTGAGAAATTCACCCTACAGAAGAGCTGATGGTCGGAGAGCAAATCCACGACAAGAAAACTGA